The Mangrovibacterium diazotrophicum DNA window TCTAATTTTCTGATGACTTCGTCGATCGTGTTCATTGGGTGGTTTTTGAAGTACAAACAGCGCTCATTGAAGATGAGTACGATCCAAGGTAATTAATCTTCACGAAACAACAACCAAATCGCACGGGCTACTTTTCTCCCAAATACGACTATTTGCTGACGATCCAGGCAGTCAACCGTGCCAAAACCTTTCATCCGGATCATAATTATTGGTTTCAATATTATTAATAAGACTTCACAACTTGCCTTTCTTGATCCAAACACCAAAATTAGATTATCATAACGAATCACTAAATTGACTAACAACTACGCTCAAGAAAATGGTTGCCGAAAACGTATCAACCCACCCCAATCTGACCAGTCGCCTGCCCAAAGAGGATGATCCTCACAAAAAATCTCTGAAAAAAATGGACTGAAGGTTACGGAAGAAACCATGAACGAAGCCCCGTTAGTAGAAGTAAAGAAAGAAGAAGACTACAGCCGCTTTATGCTACAGTAAATTCGACTAAACAAAAAAATTATGATTGAGGGTTTCACTTAAAGTGACCCCCTCAATAAATCTCAGAAATTCTGTAAATACAACGAAGTACCACCATGGTCATCCTTCGAAACAAAAAAGCCACCCCCGAAACGGAGATGGCCTTTTGATATGGTGAGTTGATTTACTCGTTACTCAAAACTCAAGTCTTGCGACTAAGGTTCTATTCTTCGTGCGCAGCAATCAAAACCTCAAGGATTTTCTTACCGGCAGCAGCAACGCTGGTACCAGGTCCGAAGATCGCTACAACGCCTGCATCGTACAGGTATTTGTAGTCCTGAGCAGGAATTACACCACCGGCTATAACCATGATGTCTTCACGACCCAGTTTCTTCAGTTCTTCGATAACAGCAGGAACCAATGTTTTGTGACCTGCAGCCAAGGAAGAAACACCCATTACGTGAACATCGTTTTCAACCGCTTGTTTGGCAGCTTCTTCCGGAGTTTGGAACAATGGTCCCATATCAACGTCGAAACCAAGGTCGGCATAACCGGTTGCTACTACTTTAGCACCACGGTCGTGTCCGTCCTGACCCATTTTAGCGATCATGATACGAGGTTGACGGCCTTCCAACTCAGCGAATTTCTTCGCCAAATCCTGAGCTTCCTGGAAGGTAGCATCGTTTTTGCTTTCTGATGAATACACGCCTGAAATAGTTCTGATTACAGCTTTATAACGTCCGCAAACTTTTTCGCAGGCGTCAGAAATCTCACCTAATGAAGCACGTTTTTGTGCAGCTTTTACAGAGAGGTCAAGCAGGTTGCCTTCGCCGGTTTCGGCACATTTTGTAATGGCAGCCAATGCTTGTTGTACTTCTTCTTCGTTACGCTCAGCACGCAATTTTTTCAAACGCTCGATCTGAGACAAACGAACAGCTGTGTTGTCGATTTCCAAAATGTCGATCGGATCTTCTTTTTCCAAGCGATATTTGTTAACACCCACAATTGTTTGAGCTCCACTGTCGATACGTCCCTGAGTACGTGCGGCAGCTTCTTCAATACGCATTTTAGGTACACCTGTTTCGATCGCTTTAGCCATACCGCCCAGTTTTTCAACTTCTTCGATCAAGGCCCAAGCTTTCGTATAAAGATCTTTTGTCAACGCCTCAACATAGTATGAACCAGCCCATGGGTCTACGCCACGGCAGATTTCAGTTTCTTGTTGAATATACAGCTGTGTGTTACGTGCAATACGAGCAGAGAAGTCGGTTGGCAATGCAATCGCTTCATCCAACGCATTGGTGTGCAATGATTGCGTATGACCCAAAGCTGCAGCCATCGCTTCGATTGCTGTACGACCAACGTTGTTGAACGGATCTTGCTCGGTCAACGACCAACCTGACGTTTGCGAGTGCGTACGCAAAGCCATTGATTTTGGGTTTTTCGGGTTGAACTGTTTCACCAATTTCGCCCAGATCATACGTGCGGCACGCATTTTGGCGATTTCCATGAAGTGGTTCATACCAATAGCCCAGAAGAATGACAAACGAGGTGCGAAAGCGTCGATGTCGATTCCGGCGTTGATACCTGTACGGATATAATCCAAACCGTCAGCCAGGGTGTAAGCCATTTCAATGTCGGCAGTTGCACCGGCTTCCTGCATGTGGTAACCCGAGATAGAAATTGAGTTGAACTTCGGCATATGCTGAGAAGTGAACTCGAAGATATCAGCGATGATTTTCATTGAGAATTCAGGTGGATAAATGTAGGTGTTACGCACCATGAACTCTTTCAAAATATCGTTTTGGATGGTACCGGCCAACTGATCCAAAGTAGCGCCTTGTTCCAAAGCAGTAACGATGTAGAACGCCATTACCGGCAATACACCACCGTTCATTGTCATCGAAACTGACATTTTATCCAATGGAATCTGGTCGAACAGGATTTTCATATCCAGGATTGAGTCGATTGCCACACCGGCTTTACCAACATCACCCACTACACGAGGGTGGTCTGAGTCGTAACCACGGTGAGTTGCCAAGTCGAAAGCGACAGAAAGACCTTTCTGACCGGCAGCCAGGTTACGGCGGTAGAATGCGTTTGACTCTTCAGCAGTTGAGAACCCTGCGTACTGACGGATGGTCCAGGGACGCAAAGGATACATGGCTGAATAAGGTCCGCGAAGGAATGGTGGCAAACCTGAAGCATAATTCAAATGCTCCATGCCTTCCAAATCTTCTTTGGTGTAAACCGGTTTCACCGGGATTTGCTCCGGAGTGACCCAGTTTTTTTCAATTTTGTGTTCAGCAGCCCACTCGCTGGCCTTTTTCTGCGCAGTAGTAGACTTTATATCTATATTCTTGAAATTCGGTTTCATTATATCTGATTTTGAATTAAAGTGAATTGGTCGTCTAATAACTCAATACTCGTTACTCACGACTCATTACTTGATGCCTAACTTTGCATTGTACGCTTTCAAGTCTTCAAGCACATTGCTCTTCACGTGAATGAAGTTTTCAATGCCTTTTGCTTTTAAATCATCCATGCAAGCAGGAGCACCAGCTACAACGAAAATTCCTTCGCCTTTCATAGCATCGGAAGCAGCAGGAGCCAAGTCAGCATATTCTTCATCAGAGCTACAGATTACAACAATCTCAGCACCTGCAGCTTTAGCAGCAGCAACGCCTTCTTCAACTGTTGCGAAACCGTTATTATCTTTCACTTCGTAACCGGCAACAGCAAAGAAGTTACATGCAAACTGTGCACGGGCCTTGCGGAAAGCCAGGTTACCAATCGTCAACATGAACGCCAACGGACGTTTGCCAGCTTTAGCAAATTTGTCGGTTGCTACACGCAATTTTTCGAAAGCCATTGCACCACGATAAGGTTTCAAGGTTTCGATTTCAGCGTCTTCAGCAGTCAAGTCGGTTGCACCGAAAACGGATTCGTCCAGGTCTTTTTCCAATTTCTCAGTGAAGTTCGGGAACTGGTTTGTACCCAAAACATTTTCGCGACGAGTTGCAATATTCATCTCGCGCTTTTGAGCCATTGCTTTAATTTCAGCTTGAATGAAGCCTTCTTTAGCAGCAGCCAGGAAACCGCCTTTTTCCTGAACAGTCAGGAATAATTTCCAGGACTCTTCAGCGATTGAAGCAGTCAACTCTTCAATATAGTATGAACCGGCACCCGGGTCAACAATTTTATCGAAGTGTGATTCTTCCTTCAGCAGCAACTGTTGGTTGCGGGCAATACGATCAGAGAACACAGTTGTGTCTTCGTAAATCGCATTGAAAGGAAGAACTGCGATTGAGTCAACACCACCCAAAGCAGCACTCATGGCTTCAGTTTGGGTACGCAGCATGTTCACGTATGGATCGTAAACTGTTTTGTTCCATGTTCCGGTTTCAGCATAAGCATTCATTTTGCAGCAACCGTTGCATGATACCCCGTAAGCTTTTACGATTTGAGCCCACAACATACGTGCAGCACGGAACTTGGCGATTTCCATGAAGTAGTTGGCGCTAACGCTGAAGTTGAACTTCACGTTTTTCGAAACTTGTTTGGTTTCGAGGCCAGCTTCAGTTAAAGCTGTCAGGTATCCAGCACCCTGAGCTAAAGCAAAAGCCAATTCCTGAACAGCCGATGCACCTGCAGCAGCGAAGTTTTTCGCGTTAACTGCAATTACCCGGTATTTTGGTAACTCCGCTGATTTTTCAATCAGGTGTTTTACTTGCTCTACCGAACCGTCAACGCCGTTTTTCATGCGTCCGTAAACCAGGTAGTTTCCGAATGGGTCACAAGCAACTGAAGCTACAACTTCTTTCGGATCCCATTTGCCAGCCAAAACATAGTCGGCGAAAGCTTCAGCGATTTTTGCAGTGTAGCACTTCGCAACAAAGTTCACTTCGATCGATTCCAAACAGATGTCTTTCAACAACACTGCCATGTCGTCTTTCGTAACATTGTTGCACTCATTAAACACAAAGCCCAACGAAGTCACACCTTTCATCAAAACGTCAAGTGCTTTCTTGTTGGCCTCTGCAAAATCTTTTACGACGATGTTCTGACGAACATACCAATCGTTGTCATTGGTCTTGTTACCACGAACAAATGGAAATTCACCCGGAAGGGTGTCCAGGTAGTCGACGGTAGCCAAGTCTTCCTGACGGTAATACGGTTGAACGGAGAAACCTTCGTTTGTCCTCCAGACCAATTTGCGGTCAAAATCAGCGCCTTTCAGGTCAGCAACAATCTTTGCTTTCCAATCTTCGCTACTGACAGGAGGAAATTCTTCAAAAAGTTTGTTATATTTTTCTGCCATAATGTAACTGTTAAGAAAATCAGTTGCCAAAATTAGTGGTTTTTAAGTACACATGCCACCTCGTTTGGAAGTTTTTAACAGCTTACTAACAAAAGTCAGCGTTTGATTTTTAAGCATTTACATATCAAACTTTCTGCATACTTATTTTGCACAACTCACCCCCAACACCCCTTAACCAACCGACTGATTAGCATTTATTTAGAAAACATAATTTAAGACAAAAAGGCCTTTTTTTGCGACATTTCGGGCGCTTTTTTAATATTAACCATTTGTTAAAACTGCACAGAACTGCCCTATTTAACCGATCTCCATCCCCTTATTGTGACCGCACACATGCTAAGCCCATTTTTAACGAAGTGTCCTTTTCAATATTTCAGGAAGCAGCCGAACGATGAATGCTTTTTTCTTTTTGGCTTAACCGCATCAATCAATTGAATTTTCCGGGAACATCTTAAACTTTCACCAAGCAAGTTGCTGATTTGGTGCCGATCGACTATTTTTATAACCCACAAGTAAAACCGCGCCAACATCAAACTATGAGGCTGACTCTTCAAATAGTATCCATTCTTTTAATGAGCATTTCAATAAATGCTTGTCAAAAGATTGAGGGGCCGGCGGGCGATGTCTTCAAAACATGGGAAGTGAAAGACTTTGTTTCCATAGAAAATTCAAGCTACGCGCGCGACGAAAACAGTCCGATTTACATCTCCATAAACGACGACCAAACCTACAACCTGCAACTGGAACAAAACACCTGCCAGGGCGAAATCCTCGGCATAACCGAACTCACAATTATTATGGAGCAGCCGGGATGCACCAAGATGTGCTGCGAAAGTTCATTTTCCCGTCGTTTCGAGGAGCTGATTCCGTCCATTTCCATGTACAAAGTGACGGGGACAACACTGCGCCTTTACATTAAGAATTGGGGCTTTATCGAGTGCGAACTGTCACAATAAAACACACTGTTGAATTA harbors:
- a CDS encoding META domain-containing protein; this encodes MSISINACQKIEGPAGDVFKTWEVKDFVSIENSSYARDENSPIYISINDDQTYNLQLEQNTCQGEILGITELTIIMEQPGCTKMCCESSFSRRFEELIPSISMYKVTGTTLRLYIKNWGFIECELSQ
- the mutA gene encoding methylmalonyl-CoA mutase small subunit, which gives rise to MAEKYNKLFEEFPPVSSEDWKAKIVADLKGADFDRKLVWRTNEGFSVQPYYRQEDLATVDYLDTLPGEFPFVRGNKTNDNDWYVRQNIVVKDFAEANKKALDVLMKGVTSLGFVFNECNNVTKDDMAVLLKDICLESIEVNFVAKCYTAKIAEAFADYVLAGKWDPKEVVASVACDPFGNYLVYGRMKNGVDGSVEQVKHLIEKSAELPKYRVIAVNAKNFAAAGASAVQELAFALAQGAGYLTALTEAGLETKQVSKNVKFNFSVSANYFMEIAKFRAARMLWAQIVKAYGVSCNGCCKMNAYAETGTWNKTVYDPYVNMLRTQTEAMSAALGGVDSIAVLPFNAIYEDTTVFSDRIARNQQLLLKEESHFDKIVDPGAGSYYIEELTASIAEESWKLFLTVQEKGGFLAAAKEGFIQAEIKAMAQKREMNIATRRENVLGTNQFPNFTEKLEKDLDESVFGATDLTAEDAEIETLKPYRGAMAFEKLRVATDKFAKAGKRPLAFMLTIGNLAFRKARAQFACNFFAVAGYEVKDNNGFATVEEGVAAAKAAGAEIVVICSSDEEYADLAPAASDAMKGEGIFVVAGAPACMDDLKAKGIENFIHVKSNVLEDLKAYNAKLGIK
- the scpA gene encoding methylmalonyl-CoA mutase encodes the protein MKPNFKNIDIKSTTAQKKASEWAAEHKIEKNWVTPEQIPVKPVYTKEDLEGMEHLNYASGLPPFLRGPYSAMYPLRPWTIRQYAGFSTAEESNAFYRRNLAAGQKGLSVAFDLATHRGYDSDHPRVVGDVGKAGVAIDSILDMKILFDQIPLDKMSVSMTMNGGVLPVMAFYIVTALEQGATLDQLAGTIQNDILKEFMVRNTYIYPPEFSMKIIADIFEFTSQHMPKFNSISISGYHMQEAGATADIEMAYTLADGLDYIRTGINAGIDIDAFAPRLSFFWAIGMNHFMEIAKMRAARMIWAKLVKQFNPKNPKSMALRTHSQTSGWSLTEQDPFNNVGRTAIEAMAAALGHTQSLHTNALDEAIALPTDFSARIARNTQLYIQQETEICRGVDPWAGSYYVEALTKDLYTKAWALIEEVEKLGGMAKAIETGVPKMRIEEAAARTQGRIDSGAQTIVGVNKYRLEKEDPIDILEIDNTAVRLSQIERLKKLRAERNEEEVQQALAAITKCAETGEGNLLDLSVKAAQKRASLGEISDACEKVCGRYKAVIRTISGVYSSESKNDATFQEAQDLAKKFAELEGRQPRIMIAKMGQDGHDRGAKVVATGYADLGFDVDMGPLFQTPEEAAKQAVENDVHVMGVSSLAAGHKTLVPAVIEELKKLGREDIMVIAGGVIPAQDYKYLYDAGVVAIFGPGTSVAAAGKKILEVLIAAHEE